In Corynebacterium endometrii, one DNA window encodes the following:
- the yidC gene encoding membrane protein insertase YidC produces the protein MKVWHLIIDPFLTEGVAWLICIPLLVVTVRGLILPLNWMSIRSGRIGALMRPEMYDLRDRMKAVKDPAEMLALQKEQRALHERYGYKPSVGCIPPLIMIPVFLGLYRVILHMARPDQDASIGLLTPEEVLSFRSTTFQGIPLPAYVSMPDDVAASLGVSGADVKNVITPWLIAAILFTVANLGISLYRGFLTTQFDEKLARRLFYFLIFMTVAVPFLLWNAAMNAPVPTAIIVYWACTNLFTLCQTIVFEFILRKRYALGDAHHALRRESWAAFRAGSAKLTKEEKAQRKLERKRRGQLIAQARMLARKEAEAKQSPEEPA, from the coding sequence ATGAAGGTTTGGCACCTCATCATTGATCCCTTCCTGACCGAAGGGGTGGCGTGGCTCATCTGCATCCCGCTGCTAGTGGTCACCGTGCGCGGTCTCATTTTGCCGTTGAACTGGATGTCCATCCGCTCCGGGCGCATCGGCGCCCTCATGCGCCCCGAAATGTATGACCTGCGCGACCGGATGAAGGCGGTCAAGGACCCGGCGGAAATGCTCGCACTGCAGAAAGAGCAAAGGGCGCTTCACGAACGTTATGGGTATAAGCCATCGGTGGGCTGCATTCCGCCGCTGATCATGATCCCGGTGTTCCTGGGCCTCTACCGTGTGATTTTGCATATGGCCCGGCCGGACCAGGACGCAAGTATCGGCCTGCTCACCCCGGAGGAGGTCCTGTCATTCCGCAGCACCACTTTCCAGGGGATTCCGCTTCCGGCCTACGTGTCCATGCCCGATGACGTGGCCGCGTCGCTCGGAGTAAGCGGCGCCGACGTTAAAAACGTCATCACCCCATGGCTGATCGCCGCGATTTTATTTACCGTGGCGAACCTGGGCATTTCGCTCTATCGAGGTTTTCTGACCACCCAATTCGATGAGAAGCTCGCGCGCCGGCTGTTTTATTTCCTGATCTTTATGACCGTGGCCGTGCCGTTTTTGCTGTGGAACGCCGCCATGAATGCGCCGGTTCCCACCGCGATCATCGTCTACTGGGCATGCACCAACCTCTTCACGCTGTGTCAGACCATCGTCTTTGAGTTCATCCTGCGCAAGCGCTACGCCCTGGGCGATGCGCACCACGCGCTGCGGCGCGAATCCTGGGCGGCCTTCAGGGCCGGTAGCGCGAAGCTCACAAAGGAAGAAAAAGCCCAGCGCAAGCTCGAGCGCAAACGCCGCGGGCAGCTGATCGCCCAGGCAAGGATGCTGGCCCGCAAAGAGGCCGAGGCGAAGCAGTCCCCGGAGGAACCGGCCTAA
- a CDS encoding TetR/AcrR family transcriptional regulator, which produces MAAPKKSRRNRPSPRSRLLDSATNLFTTEGIRVIGIDRILREADVAKASLYSLFGSKDALVIAYIEALDEKYRAEWTARTESMTDPQDKLLAFFDLAIETEPQQEFRGSHFLNAAGEYPRPDTDAERGIVAACLAHRAWMHSTMTALLTARNGYPSEDQASQMLIFLDGGQAGARLQRDVAPLHTAKELAVHMLAEPPADYSI; this is translated from the coding sequence GTGGCAGCCCCCAAGAAGTCCCGCAGGAACCGCCCTAGTCCGCGCAGCCGCCTGCTGGACTCGGCCACGAACCTTTTCACCACTGAAGGCATCCGCGTCATCGGCATCGATCGCATCCTTCGCGAAGCCGATGTCGCCAAGGCCTCCCTATATTCCCTTTTCGGTTCCAAGGATGCGCTCGTAATCGCGTACATCGAGGCGCTCGATGAGAAGTACCGGGCGGAATGGACCGCGCGCACGGAGTCCATGACGGATCCGCAGGATAAGCTGCTGGCCTTTTTCGATCTCGCCATCGAGACCGAGCCGCAGCAGGAATTCCGCGGTTCCCATTTCTTAAACGCCGCCGGCGAATACCCTCGCCCGGATACGGACGCGGAGCGTGGAATAGTGGCCGCCTGCCTGGCCCACCGGGCCTGGATGCATTCCACGATGACCGCGCTGCTGACCGCCCGCAATGGCTATCCATCCGAGGATCAGGCCTCCCAGATGCTCATTTTCCTCGATGGCGGACAGGCCGGGGCCCGCCTGCAGCGCGATGTTGCGCCCCTGCATACCGCTAAGGAACTCGCCGTGCACATGCTGGCCGAGCCCCCTGCGGATTACTCCATCTAG
- a CDS encoding GlsB/YeaQ/YmgE family stress response membrane protein codes for MGMGIGFIGWIVIGALAGFIAEKIMKRDHGLVTNLIVGVIGAILGGWILGLFIDTATNGWIMSLITAVVGACVLLWIVGLIRSKSAK; via the coding sequence ATGGGTATGGGTATTGGCTTCATCGGCTGGATCGTTATCGGCGCACTGGCCGGTTTCATTGCTGAGAAGATCATGAAACGCGATCACGGACTGGTTACTAACCTTATTGTTGGCGTTATCGGCGCAATCCTGGGTGGCTGGATTCTTGGCCTCTTCATCGATACCGCAACCAACGGTTGGATTATGTCCCTGATTACCGCGGTTGTCGGCGCTTGTGTCCTGCTGTGGATCGTGGGCCTCATCCGCTCCAAGAGCGCTAAGTAA